In Hirundo rustica isolate bHirRus1 unplaced genomic scaffold, bHirRus1.pri.v3 scaffold_320_arrow_ctg1, whole genome shotgun sequence, a single genomic region encodes these proteins:
- the LOC131378803 gene encoding uncharacterized protein LOC131378803 yields MGVQVNASHVWPECAPFLRNSSMDWTTWLQKSMPPNFRNKRDLTGLLGTGLGVLNTIDSEVLMNKLTTIGSDLVELQQPLQSSLLALGNNHWKLTKILPEWEDTEERDHEVIINALGTASENISLAIWCTQAQLWMQSVAAAVIREGGEGIFPAEIHKILWDNASDMERELQSWWVLVNFTYNPVTSVVTAFVLTLHDASVDLIHPIVPLGLNHEGTVLYPSEHRTWAQEIKGKWQTINLEPCTVRRQLGYICEGTLEGDKDTCLDTDPSTCHFETHPGKQTTSLVYIGQGCVCLRTACPIIKIDNQIVNETQFNLCVCNFVRIKGCDFSYRVPIISHQYIKANLATVQKILPVPIGMNLTLVAQLLKHNELGEIIKEIRDEGKETLITIHHDTETIKGWE; encoded by the exons atgggagtacaggtaaatgcttcacacgtttggccagaatgtgccccatttctcaggaactcctctatggactggactacttggcttcaaaaaagtatgcctcccaatttcaggaacaagagggatctcactggattgctaggaacaggactgggagtgctgaacacaatagattcagaagtgttaatgaataaattaaccacaatagGGAGCGATTTAGTCGAACTACAACAACCTTTGCAATCCTCTCTACTAGCACTAGGtaacaatcactggaaattgaCCAAGATATTGCCAGAatgggaagacacagaggagcgagatcatgaagtaataattaacgcactaggcacagctagtgaaaacatctcGTTGGCCATATGGTGTACTCAGGcacaactgtggatgcaatcagtggctgccgcagttatcagggaaggtggagaaggaatattccctgctgaaattcacAAAATTCTCTGGGATAATGCCTCTGATatggagagggaacttcagtcctggtgggtgttggtcaatttcacctataaccctgtgactagtgtagtgacagcctttgttttaactctacacgatgcctcagtggacttaatacacccaatagtccccttaggattaaaccatgagggaactgtattgtacccttctgaacacagaacgTGGGcacaagaaattaaaggaaagtggcaaactattaatctagagccctgtactgtgaggagacaactaggatacatatgtgaagggacattagagggtgacaaagacacttgtttagACACAGACCCAAGTActtgtcactttgaaacacatccaggcaaacagacaacttcacttgtgtatataggacaaggttgtgtctgtcttaggacagcgTGCCCCATCATAAAGATAGACAACCAAAtcgtgaatgagactcaattcaatttgtgtgtttgcaattttgttagaattaagggatgtgatttttcctatcgagTACCCataatatcacatcaatatataaaggccaacctagccactgtgcagaagatactgcctgtgcccatagggatgaatttgactttagttgctcaattgttGAAACATAATGAATTAGGAGAAAtcataaaagaaattagagatgaagggaaagAGACATTAATTACTATACACCAcgacacagagaccatcaaaggg tgggAATAA